The nucleotide sequence AGAAGACCAGAACTACTACCAAACTTTGATATAAATAGCATGATGAGTCAACTTGAAaccagaaaaggaaaaaaaaaactgttctGATTTTATACTGAGATGGTGGTGAAGCAAGTAGCAGATAAGAGGTTCTCTATGATATCTCTGGTTGAGTAGCTTCCAGAGTAAGGTACATTAGAGGACCACTGACCACTAAACAAAGGTAGTTATGTGCATCAAGCACGTACATCATGTACGAGCACACACATCATGTATGATAATAATTCCTAGTTGTGTGCATTGGTGTGGCTTTGTATGGGCTCTTTTCtcattttttcttcttaatataataatACGCAGCTCTCCCgcgtgttcaagaaaaaaaataacCTATCTGCATAATAAAAAGCTGTTGTTTCACTCACCCGTGAAATTTGCCTTATAAGCAACAGCCTTTTCAAGATAGGCACCATTGAATGTGGAACCACTGAAATCCGACTCTCTCATATCAGCGGATGTGAAGTTGGCCCGCCTACATCAATAAATGATGTATTTGGTAAAGGAGAGATGAGGAATAGCAATTTCTTTAGTTATCCTTATCCGTATCACAGATAATTACTCTTACTCTGCTAAAATTTTGTTTGACAACAGTGTACTTACAGTAATTTTGTAGCATATTTGTTACACATTTTCTCCATAAATAAACATTTTATACAACAAGCTATTTCCATCTAGTATATATGACCTAAATAAAAGCAATGCTCAGAAAATGCATGCGGACACAATGCTGATCAATTTTGGTAATAATACATTATCATCGTTATATCTGGGAAGTGGGAAGTGGTAGAGCTCTATGCAGCGTGCTAATACCTAAACTTCCAGAGGGCCAAAATCACATCAGATCTGCCAAAGCTGGCACGAAGTTGAAAAGTAGGATTCCTTTCTACTAACTATTCCTTTAATCTATCAGACTTGGCATGAACAATTGGGGTTTCTAACtcggaacaagtgaaattaagaACCCACCTGAAGTTCTCGTTAACGTGGACAGCCTTCCTGTAAgaccacacacaaaaaaaaagcaAATCAGCAATGCAATGTAACAACAAAACGATCACGGAGAAGAGATGCGAAAGAAGCAGTGGCGTACTTGAGGTCGGCCGAGCCGAACTGCGCGGCGGAGCCAATGCCAAACTCGCCCCGCTGCTCGGCCTCGAACCTGTTCAGGTCCGCGTAAGCTGGCATCGAGGCGGCGACCACGGCCGCCGCGAGCGCGGCGGATACCGCGGCGCGCCACCTCGGCTgctgcggcggcgccggcggggcGTTCGACGCATTGCCGCCCCCGCGTTCGGGCGCCGCCAGGCAGGAGACGCACGGGAGGCGGCGAGGGGGGCAGCGAGAGAAGGAAGATAGGTTCGTGGGtacgacggcggtggcggcgagaGGGGAGGTGGATGCGGGAGTCATGGCGGCGACGGGTTTAAGGCGAGGAGCAGTGGCCGCAGCCCGAGTTGGGGAAGAAGAGGGTGAGGTGGGGAACGGGACAGACCGGTATTGGTGGCTCGCGCGCGAACACGTAACTGCTAGCGGAACCGTCGGGCCACGGACGCGAAGGAAAGATCCAGCGCTACTGCATTCCATCACGTTCACGGCCTAAACACTCTCTGTAGAAGACAAACACTCTAGGGAaagaatcaaagaagttttccaattCCCACACTGAGCAAATCTGTCAGATTATGTAGCATGAAACTAGCTATTTCGGCCAATAGACCAACAATAGGCAATAGCTAATGGGACCTAGTCACCTAGCACCGCCGCACAGTCCGTTGGAAACCTGGACAGCCCGGCCTGTTTCTGTTTTAGTGAAGTACAGTACGTGGGTCTATTGAGATATCCATTTGAACTGAGGCACCTACGAtgataaacaatttatatattcCTTTGGTACCTCATAACAAGGCATGTCTAatactcaaatttaaaatatgaAAGAATTAAACTCTAGGTAATAACTTTAAATGTCCAAATAATTTTAGAGGTGAGGTCATCGGTATATTTCAACATGCAGCTCATCTCAATTAAATCATTACTCCATTAATAACCTTGTCATTTAGGTCATGTTCTTATCAGCCATCAAATCAACGAACAGTACTTTACTTTTCAGTCtagcttttcagcaaagcgaacatggCCTTACTAAAAAACCAAGGCCTAGATGCATCTTTACGAGTCctttttctttaatcttttcttcGTATATACATGGCCAATTACAGATGTGGTGCTATGTTGCAATAGCTTCACCAAGCTAACTATGCTACATCTTAATTTTTAAACCGTAGCGACGCACTAGAATATATTCATGTAGATCACCAATTATCATCGATCATGGATAATTATAGTCATGAAAGAACAACTGGGGTTGAACGCTCTATTTAGATCAAATCAAATGTCTACCTACTTCTGCAGTGTAAAATAATTTAAATAATAGCATCAGACTGACTCAAACTTTTTTAGGTTTGCATTTTGCTATCTAGATTCTATCTAACAAGAGGTGCGGGGCGAGCTTAACCTGCCATCCTAGTGCGCTTGAGCCAAAGCTTGTTTTGCCATGCTAACATTAATAAGGAAGGAAGTAAATGTCAAAATTAAGTAGTATATCGTTTTATATAACGAAAAGAAATGAAAACTACACAAGACACTATTTTCAAAAGCAAAGAGATTAGTCACCTCATTAACTAACCCGCTTGAAAAAAAATAGTCTAAACTGACCAACTAATGCATTAAGCGTGTCTTCTTTAGGTCGGACGTGGTGCAATGAGATGGACTCAACCCAATTTCTAAGAATGGGACAATCCAATGATTTTTGTTTGGACACGGGTGAAATGGTTCTTATTATCTACTTATTTAGTTCATGAACCCGAAAATTTAGACCACACACCCTGCACGTGGGGCTAGGGTCCACCTATTAGTCTCTATTATTTCTCCGTTTTTCCATCTCTCTCCTCGTCTGGTTCATTTTCCGTCCAAGACCACGGTCGAAGTCATCACCCCCGCGCGGCCGCTGCCTTCGGGGCCATGTGTTGGTGCATGCCTCGGATGCCAGTGCCCTAAGCCCTCCTCATGTCTGCCACCCTCAGCTCTGAACAGCACGCCGCTGCCGCTCTTCAGGTCTACGCATGGTGTGGGCCTCGAATGCTGGCACCCTCGCCTCTCTGCGCAGTCGCCACCCTCGACTATCCATGTGTGACCGGTGCAGAGCTCGCCATTGTTGTCCTCGTCTCCACGGGCTTGACTAGCTCGAGACGTGCCCTTCTCTCCTCCCCCACGCGCTCACGTGAACGACTCCTCCCTCTCCATCCCCTCGATTCATAGGGATCACGAAGGATGACATATGAGGGGTATATTCTACTTAGAAACCGTCTCGTCCTCTATTGCCCCTAAACCAAACACCACGAAAAATGTACTCGCCCATCCCATCCTCTATCATCTTGAACTAAATACATGCTAATTGAATCAACAATTTTCTTTGACCCATAATAACCATTAGGCTAGACATGTCCATAAGTTTTGATTCCAAACCTGATTTAGAAAAAAACAAACTCTGACACGATATGAAAAATCAGACTCAATTCGAGACACTATGAGCCTTCTTGGTTGAGTTTCAAAACTTGCCCAATCAAAATGATGGCAAGCCAAAATCAGCTTGCCAAAGTTAGGGCAAAAATGTAGGGATGGAATTGGTTGAGTGGCCATGACACAATAGTGAGCATTTTCCCCCTCTTATAAGATTGAAGAAGTTTATGGTGGTTTTGCCATTTGGTGATAAAAATTGGTGTCAATTTTTTGGTAACGACCCCATCAATAACAAGATTTTATAGATATACCTTAAATTTGGTTGGACAAGTTTTTGAACCCAACACCTATAACCCAACTTGACGCGTCCGTGGAATGGGCTCGGGAAAAATTTGACGGACGCTCGGTTAGACTTGGTTTCCGAAAATATCGACTTGGTTTCAGAAAATATCGGCTTTTTTTGGGTTAATTGGATATGTGCCATTATAACTTTGTCGTTTCTGAAGAACGCCATTACTATTTGTCTATTTTGAagcatgccattacaattcttcgtttCCCACAAATATGCCACTGAATACATATGGACATAGCCTGGGCCTAGCTGCaggcgtatacgaagacgtatacttcatctcccctgtcactgacacgcgggccccatatgtcatcttcttcctcctcttcttcgaaTCTCTCTCCATCCCGAGCGCCAGGCCGTCGCGGGTCGTTGCCTCCGCGGGTCGCCCATGGCGatggccagcgccgccgccgcgggtcACTGCCTCCTCCTCTCCCGCCCGTCCCCTTTCCGGCTTCGCCTCCTCCGCGCCGCCCTCTCCACCGCCGCCCCCACCCTTGGCCCCACCTCCACTCCCGCTCCCCCTCCGCGGCACGAGCTCCTCCTCGAGCGCCTCCGCTTCCGTCACCTCAAGGACGCCTCGTCCCCTAGCGTCCCGAGGCCCGCCTCGAGGGCCGCTGAGCGAAGCTCGCagcaggggaaggggaagagggtCGAGGTCGCCGAGAGCTTCGAGGAGCTCGGCCTCGGGGAGGAGGTGATGGACGCGCTCGGGGAGATGGGAATCTCCAAgccgcgagcagcagcagcagcacaagcCCTCCTTGCTCCAGCGCCTCCACCAAGCACCACCGCCGCCATTGCCGGGGTCGACCCGAGCTCGTCGATCTCCTCGCACAAGCCATCTTGCGCCCTTCCGCTGCTTCCATCGGCTTCGCAAGCGCATGAGGAGGCCATCTCGCTACATCTCGTGGCTAACCTGAGCTGGAAACCTCGTCTCCCACGACGTCGGCGGACCTTGGGCCATCCTCACCGACGCCGGCCTCACCTGATCCGCTCTCACCGGCGAGGGCACCCTCAGTGTGTTTGCAGGGCCACCCTCGACCTCCTCTGCCGTCCGCTAGCCCTCCACGGT is from Miscanthus floridulus cultivar M001 chromosome 7, ASM1932011v1, whole genome shotgun sequence and encodes:
- the LOC136467485 gene encoding thylakoid lumenal protein TL20.3, chloroplastic-like isoform X1 gives rise to the protein MTPASTSPLAATAVVPTNLSSFSRCPPRRLPCVSCLAAPERGGGNASNAPPAPPQQPRWRAAVSAALAAAVVAASMPAYADLNRFEAEQRGEFGIGSAAQFGSADLKKAVHVNENFRRANFTSADMRESDFSGSTFNGAYLEKAVAYKANFTGADLSDTLMDRMVLNEANLTNAVLVRSVLTRSDLGGAIIEGADFSDAVIDLPQKQALCKYASGTNPITGVSTRKSLGCGNSRRNAYGSPSSPLLSAPPQKLLDRDGFCDPATGMCDAN
- the LOC136467485 gene encoding thylakoid lumenal protein TL20.3, chloroplastic-like isoform X2, with translation MTPASTSPLAATAVVPTNLSSFSRCPPRRLPCVSCLAAPERGGGNASNAPPAPPQQPRWRAAVSAALAAAVVAASMPAYADLNRFEAEQRGEFGIGSAAQFGSADLKKAVHVNENFRRANFTSADMRESDFSGSTFNGAYLEKAVAYKANFTGADLSDTLMDRMLLLAIERSGIMYATAKHGKESHRIYLLWLKPQTGNATPPWLLRPFGVRSGAIGVAIKNQSDLTRKEQPELKNIEGNTLTGR